From Pseudorca crassidens isolate mPseCra1 chromosome 15, mPseCra1.hap1, whole genome shotgun sequence, one genomic window encodes:
- the TELO2 gene encoding telomere length regulation protein TEL2 homolog isoform X1, with the protein MDPEVSAVRLTVWEAVHILSSSEDGGRIFCTLGSLKRYLGATENPALPEEQEEFVRIHFSTFLRCLVSKLSPDWLELLPDGQMEELWASFFLEGPADQAFLVLMESIEGAASPSFCLMKMAQLLARFLSVGRMAAVMEEQCRQQAGPAFPLLQETLLTKVVGLPDRLGNRLQRENLATFLPQNYFPLLGEEVLRVLQVVVDSLRGGLDCSVSFLSQVLGKACVHGRQKEVLGVLVPRLTVLTQGSCLWQRVCWCLVERVPDWAMEAVLKGFVEAAPGPEVLSRLLGNVVTKSKKAQFVMTRKLLFLQYSCTMPMLQSLLGYLAMDSQRRSLLMQALKELLETWGSSSAIRHVPLVQQRYVSKAILICLAHLGEAELRDSRDELLASLMEGVKSRLDSSLPPVRRLGMIVAEVASARIHPEGPPLKFQYEEDELTREMLALAMPRPAADGPSEAGPSFAPVSGETPVRETVDRSGPQTGPEGSDSELDSDDEFVPYDMSVDREQRSSKAPSYVRGCLEALTGSEDWERWEAALWALEGLIFRSPAATQEVSVELAKVLLHLEEKTAMVGFEGLRQRALVALTVTDPARVAEYLTAQFYALNYSLRQRMDILDVLTLAAQELSRPGRLGKAPQRGSPDPGSQPGGAVVPAWRAVVEERVRRKTRRFSKGSAGRAPAVGPNEFNSVAGYFFFPLLQHFDRPLVTFDLLGDDQLVLGRLAHTLGALMYLAVNTTVAVPMGKALLEFVWALRFHGDAYVRQGLLSAVSAVLLSVPAEQLLADLLDELLEARSWLGDVAEKDPDKDCRLLAVKALLLLEKLRDKLLPLSSP; encoded by the exons TGAGCCCCGACTGGCTGGAGCTGCTGCCTGACGGCCAAATGGAGGAGCTGTGGGCCAGCTTCTTCCTGGAGGGCCCGGCTGACCAAGCCTTCCTGGTGCTGATGGAGTCCATCGAGGGTGCTGCCAG CCCCAGCTTCTGTCTGATGAAGATGGCGCAACTGCTGGCCAGGTTCCTGAGCGTGGGCAGGATGGCCGCTGTGATGGAGGAGCAGTGTCGGCAGCAGGCAGGGCCAGCCTTCCCCCTGCTCCAGGAGACACTTCTCACCAAGGTGGTGGGCCTGCCCGATCGCCTGGGCAACCGTCTGCAGCGGGAGAACCTGGCCACATTCCTCCCTCAGAACTACTTCCCTCTGCTGGGCGAGGAAGTCCTGCGGGTGCTGCAGGTGGTCGTGGACTCTCTCCGAG GTGGCCTGGACTGCTCCGTCTCCTTCCTGTCTCAGGTCCTGGGGAAAGCCTGCGTCCACGGGAGACAGA AGGAGGTCCTGGGCGTGCTTGTGCCCCGGCTGACGGTGCTCACCCAGGGCAGCTGCCTCTGGCAGCGGGTCTGCTGGTGCCTGGTGGAGCGCGTGCCCGACTGGGCCATGGAGGCCGTGCTGAAGGGGTTCGTGGAGGCTGCCCCAGG GCCTGAAGTCCTCTCACGGCTGCTGGGGAATGTGGTGACAAAGAGTAAGAAGGCCCAGTTTGTAATGACCCGGAAGCTGCTATTCCTACAGTACAGCTGCACG ATGCCCATGCTGCAGAGCCTGCTGGGCTACCTGGCCATGGACAGCCAGCGGCGCTCACTCCTCATGCAG GCGCTGAAGGAGCTCCTGGAGACGTGGGGCAGCAGCAGTGCCATCCGCCATGTGCCCCTGGTGCAGCAGCGCTACGTCAGCAAGGCCATCCTCATCTGCCTGGCACACCTGGGGGAGGCAGAGCTCCGGGACAGCCGGGACG AGTTGTTGGCCAGCCTGATGGAGGGAGTGAAGAGCCGCCTGGACAGCAGCCTACCCCCTGTGCGCCGCTTGGGCATGATCGTGGCTGAGGTGGCCAGCGCCCGGATCCACCCCGAGGGGCCTCCCCTGAAGTTCCAG TATGAAGAGGATGAGCTGACCCGCGAGATGCTGGCTTTGGCCATGCCCCGGCCCGCAGCTGACGGCCCCTCAGAGGCGGG CCCCTCTTTCGCTCCGGTCAGTGGAGAGACTCCTGTCAGAGAGACTGTGGACCGCAGTGGACCCCAGACTGGGCCTGAGGGCTCCGACTCCGAGCTGGACAG cgATGATGAGTTTGTCCCCTACGACATGTCGGTAGACAGGGAGCAGAGAAGCAGCAAGGCGCCCTCGTATGTGCGGGGCTGCTTGGAAG CTCTGACTGGGTCCGAGGACTGGGAACGCTGGGAGGCGGCCCTGTGGGCCCTCGAGGGGCTGATCTTCAGGAGCCCGGCTGCCACTCAGGAG GTGAGCGTGGAGCTGGCCAAGGTGCTGCTGCACCTGGAGGAGAAGACAGCTATGGTGGGGTTCGAGGGGCTGCGCCAGAGGGCCCTGGTGGCCCTCACAGTCACAGACCCGGCTCGG GTGGCAGAGTACCTGACCGCACAGTTCTACGCCCTCAACTACAGCCTCCGGCAGCGCATGGACATTCTGGAC GTCCTGACTCTGGCCGCCCAGGAGCTGTCTCGGCCGGGGCGCCTTGGGAAGGCTCCCCAGCGGGGCTCCCCAGACCCCGGCTCCCagcctggtggtgctgtggtccCGGCCTGGCGGGCGGTGGTGGAGGAGCGCGTCAGACGTAAGACCCGGCGGTTTTCCAAG GGCTCTGCAGGGCGGGCACCAGCCGTTGGCCCCAACGAATTCAACTCGGTGGCTGGCTACTTCTTCTTCCCCCTCCTTCAACATTTTGACAG GCCTCTAGTGACTTTCGACCTTTTGGGAGATGACCAGTTGGTTCTTGGGAGACTGGCCCACACCTTAGGGGCCCTGATGTACCTGGCTGTGAACACCACG GTGGCTGTGCCCATGGGCAAGGCCCTGCTGGAGTTCGTGTGGGCCCTTCGTTTCCATGGTGATGC CTATGTGCGCCAGGGCTTGCTGTCTGCTGTCTCCGCCGTCCTCCTCAGCGTTCCGGCTGAGCAGCTGCTGGCAGACCTGCTGGACGAGCTGCTGGAGGCCCGGTCCTGGCTGGGAG ACGTGGCCGAGAAGGACCCAGACAAGGACTGCAGGCTGCTGGCGGTGAAGGCACTACTGCTTCTGGAGAAGCTCCGAGATAAGCTCCTCCCGCTCTCCTCTCCTTAG
- the TELO2 gene encoding telomere length regulation protein TEL2 homolog isoform X2 — protein MEELWASFFLEGPADQAFLVLMESIEGAASPSFCLMKMAQLLARFLSVGRMAAVMEEQCRQQAGPAFPLLQETLLTKVVGLPDRLGNRLQRENLATFLPQNYFPLLGEEVLRVLQVVVDSLRGGLDCSVSFLSQVLGKACVHGRQKEVLGVLVPRLTVLTQGSCLWQRVCWCLVERVPDWAMEAVLKGFVEAAPGPEVLSRLLGNVVTKSKKAQFVMTRKLLFLQYSCTMPMLQSLLGYLAMDSQRRSLLMQALKELLETWGSSSAIRHVPLVQQRYVSKAILICLAHLGEAELRDSRDELLASLMEGVKSRLDSSLPPVRRLGMIVAEVASARIHPEGPPLKFQYEEDELTREMLALAMPRPAADGPSEAGPSFAPVSGETPVRETVDRSGPQTGPEGSDSELDSDDEFVPYDMSVDREQRSSKAPSYVRGCLEALTGSEDWERWEAALWALEGLIFRSPAATQEVSVELAKVLLHLEEKTAMVGFEGLRQRALVALTVTDPARVAEYLTAQFYALNYSLRQRMDILDVLTLAAQELSRPGRLGKAPQRGSPDPGSQPGGAVVPAWRAVVEERVRRKTRRFSKGSAGRAPAVGPNEFNSVAGYFFFPLLQHFDRPLVTFDLLGDDQLVLGRLAHTLGALMYLAVNTTVAVPMGKALLEFVWALRFHGDAYVRQGLLSAVSAVLLSVPAEQLLADLLDELLEARSWLGDVAEKDPDKDCRLLAVKALLLLEKLRDKLLPLSSP, from the exons ATGGAGGAGCTGTGGGCCAGCTTCTTCCTGGAGGGCCCGGCTGACCAAGCCTTCCTGGTGCTGATGGAGTCCATCGAGGGTGCTGCCAG CCCCAGCTTCTGTCTGATGAAGATGGCGCAACTGCTGGCCAGGTTCCTGAGCGTGGGCAGGATGGCCGCTGTGATGGAGGAGCAGTGTCGGCAGCAGGCAGGGCCAGCCTTCCCCCTGCTCCAGGAGACACTTCTCACCAAGGTGGTGGGCCTGCCCGATCGCCTGGGCAACCGTCTGCAGCGGGAGAACCTGGCCACATTCCTCCCTCAGAACTACTTCCCTCTGCTGGGCGAGGAAGTCCTGCGGGTGCTGCAGGTGGTCGTGGACTCTCTCCGAG GTGGCCTGGACTGCTCCGTCTCCTTCCTGTCTCAGGTCCTGGGGAAAGCCTGCGTCCACGGGAGACAGA AGGAGGTCCTGGGCGTGCTTGTGCCCCGGCTGACGGTGCTCACCCAGGGCAGCTGCCTCTGGCAGCGGGTCTGCTGGTGCCTGGTGGAGCGCGTGCCCGACTGGGCCATGGAGGCCGTGCTGAAGGGGTTCGTGGAGGCTGCCCCAGG GCCTGAAGTCCTCTCACGGCTGCTGGGGAATGTGGTGACAAAGAGTAAGAAGGCCCAGTTTGTAATGACCCGGAAGCTGCTATTCCTACAGTACAGCTGCACG ATGCCCATGCTGCAGAGCCTGCTGGGCTACCTGGCCATGGACAGCCAGCGGCGCTCACTCCTCATGCAG GCGCTGAAGGAGCTCCTGGAGACGTGGGGCAGCAGCAGTGCCATCCGCCATGTGCCCCTGGTGCAGCAGCGCTACGTCAGCAAGGCCATCCTCATCTGCCTGGCACACCTGGGGGAGGCAGAGCTCCGGGACAGCCGGGACG AGTTGTTGGCCAGCCTGATGGAGGGAGTGAAGAGCCGCCTGGACAGCAGCCTACCCCCTGTGCGCCGCTTGGGCATGATCGTGGCTGAGGTGGCCAGCGCCCGGATCCACCCCGAGGGGCCTCCCCTGAAGTTCCAG TATGAAGAGGATGAGCTGACCCGCGAGATGCTGGCTTTGGCCATGCCCCGGCCCGCAGCTGACGGCCCCTCAGAGGCGGG CCCCTCTTTCGCTCCGGTCAGTGGAGAGACTCCTGTCAGAGAGACTGTGGACCGCAGTGGACCCCAGACTGGGCCTGAGGGCTCCGACTCCGAGCTGGACAG cgATGATGAGTTTGTCCCCTACGACATGTCGGTAGACAGGGAGCAGAGAAGCAGCAAGGCGCCCTCGTATGTGCGGGGCTGCTTGGAAG CTCTGACTGGGTCCGAGGACTGGGAACGCTGGGAGGCGGCCCTGTGGGCCCTCGAGGGGCTGATCTTCAGGAGCCCGGCTGCCACTCAGGAG GTGAGCGTGGAGCTGGCCAAGGTGCTGCTGCACCTGGAGGAGAAGACAGCTATGGTGGGGTTCGAGGGGCTGCGCCAGAGGGCCCTGGTGGCCCTCACAGTCACAGACCCGGCTCGG GTGGCAGAGTACCTGACCGCACAGTTCTACGCCCTCAACTACAGCCTCCGGCAGCGCATGGACATTCTGGAC GTCCTGACTCTGGCCGCCCAGGAGCTGTCTCGGCCGGGGCGCCTTGGGAAGGCTCCCCAGCGGGGCTCCCCAGACCCCGGCTCCCagcctggtggtgctgtggtccCGGCCTGGCGGGCGGTGGTGGAGGAGCGCGTCAGACGTAAGACCCGGCGGTTTTCCAAG GGCTCTGCAGGGCGGGCACCAGCCGTTGGCCCCAACGAATTCAACTCGGTGGCTGGCTACTTCTTCTTCCCCCTCCTTCAACATTTTGACAG GCCTCTAGTGACTTTCGACCTTTTGGGAGATGACCAGTTGGTTCTTGGGAGACTGGCCCACACCTTAGGGGCCCTGATGTACCTGGCTGTGAACACCACG GTGGCTGTGCCCATGGGCAAGGCCCTGCTGGAGTTCGTGTGGGCCCTTCGTTTCCATGGTGATGC CTATGTGCGCCAGGGCTTGCTGTCTGCTGTCTCCGCCGTCCTCCTCAGCGTTCCGGCTGAGCAGCTGCTGGCAGACCTGCTGGACGAGCTGCTGGAGGCCCGGTCCTGGCTGGGAG ACGTGGCCGAGAAGGACCCAGACAAGGACTGCAGGCTGCTGGCGGTGAAGGCACTACTGCTTCTGGAGAAGCTCCGAGATAAGCTCCTCCCGCTCTCCTCTCCTTAG